A stretch of Longimicrobium sp. DNA encodes these proteins:
- a CDS encoding plastocyanin/azurin family copper-binding protein yields MNLRASYSFACAAFAALVTVAGLGGCFSEHVQVTAPTGEELCTGTQPANVVRIVDFGFSPSNLNVAPGTTVTWVNCSAASTQHSSTSNTPAWDSGLLARFATFQHTFAAAGTSGYHCTPHPFMQGTVVVQ; encoded by the coding sequence ATGAACCTGCGAGCGAGCTATTCCTTCGCGTGCGCGGCCTTCGCCGCGCTGGTGACGGTGGCCGGGCTGGGCGGCTGCTTCAGCGAGCACGTGCAGGTCACCGCGCCCACCGGCGAGGAGCTGTGCACCGGCACCCAGCCCGCCAACGTGGTGCGGATCGTGGACTTCGGCTTCTCTCCGTCGAACCTGAACGTGGCGCCGGGCACCACCGTCACCTGGGTGAACTGCAGCGCGGCCAGCACGCAGCACTCCAGCACGTCCAACACGCCCGCGTGGGACTCGGGGCTGCTGGCGCGCTTCGCCACCTTCCAGCACACCTTCGCCGCGGCAGGCACGTCCGGCTATCACTGCACGCCGCACCCCTTCATGCAGGGGACGGTGGTGGTGCAGTAG